The following are from one region of the Hemibagrus wyckioides isolate EC202008001 linkage group LG24, SWU_Hwy_1.0, whole genome shotgun sequence genome:
- the LOC131344998 gene encoding chromobox protein homolog 3-like isoform X3, which yields MGKKQTSKSKKEVEQPEEFVVEKVIDQRVVNGKVEFFLKWKGFPDSDNTWEPEENLDCPELIAAFLESQKGVVEKPDSNKRKSPTDEPETEESKAKKKKELNEKPRGFARNLEPERIIGATDSSGELMFLMKWKDSDEADLVPAREANTHCPQVVIAFYEERLTWHSCPEDEQH from the exons ATGGGTAAGAAACAGACCAGCAAATCCAAAAAGGAGGTGGAGCAGCCCGAAGAGTTTGTGGTGGAGAAGGTGATTGACCAGCGGGTGGTGAATGGAAAAGTCGAGTTTTTCCTCAAGTGGAAAGGTTTCCCAGA ttcTGATAACACTTGGGAGCCTGAAGAAAATCTTGATTGCCCTGAGTTAATTGCTGCCTTCCTGGAGTCACAGAAAGGTGTGGTTGAGAAGCCTGACTCTAACAAGAGGAAATCTCCCACAGATGAGCCAGAGACGGAGGAGAGCAAGgccaagaagaagaaagagttG AATGAAAAACCAAGGGGGTTTGCCAGGAATTTGGAACCAGAGCGGATCATAGGTGCAACAGATAGCAGTGGAGAGCTGATGTTTCTTATGAAATG GAAGGATTCAGATGAGGCAGATTTGGTGCCAGCACGAGAGGCTAATACCCACTGCCCACAGGTGGTCATTGCTTTCTATGAAGAGAGGCTAACCTGGCACTCCTGTCCAGAGGATGAACAGCACTAA